One genomic window of Fusarium keratoplasticum isolate Fu6.1 chromosome 3, whole genome shotgun sequence includes the following:
- a CDS encoding Aldo-ket-red domain-containing protein produces MSLGRRVLLNSGHKIPQLGYGTWQSSPGEVALGVFEALKVGYRHLDLAKVYGNQLEVAQGLKRAFQEIPGLRREDIFITSKLWNSQHDPEVVESALDDCLEELGLEYLDLYLVHFPISFKRSSVHVGQDLFPLTGGNQPDGDVVIDDTISIVDTWRAMTKLPRSKARSIGVSNHSLEHLKAIINGTSVVPAVNQIERHPLLRQDDLIAFCKENNIHITAYSAFGNNMLNVPLLFSHPDIKSLAERLSRERGEDITPTQILLSWAQSGGHSVIPKSVSPARIASNFEEIDLSPDDLRVVEGVGKEQRRFNIPYIANKPRWDINLFGDEAEAPATHKVII; encoded by the exons ATGTCTCTTGGCAGGAGAGTCCTTCTCAACAGCGGGCACAAGATCCC CCAGCTGGGTTATGGGACCTGGCAGTCGTCGCCTGGGGAGGTTGCTTTGGGTGTTTTTGAGGCCCTGAAGGTTGGTTACAGGCATTTG GATCTTGCCAAAGT ATACGGAAACCAGCTCGAAGTTGCCCAGGGTTTGAAGAGGGCTTTTCAGGAGATTCCAGGTCTTCGACGTGAGGACATCTTCATC ACATCCAAGTTGTGGAACTC TCAACATGATCCCGAAGTTGTTGAATCTGCCCTCGACGACTGTTTGGAGGAACTTGGTCTCGAGTATCTTGAT CTCTACCTCGTTCACTTTCCAATCTCGTTCAAGCGGAGCTCCGTCCATGTCGGTCAGGACCTGTTCCCACTTACCGGGGGTAATCAGCCCGATGGTGACGTCGTCATTGACGACACAATCTCGATTGTTGACACCTGGAGAG CCATGACCAAGTTACCTCGATCAAAGGCTCGATCAATCGGAGTGTCCAACCACAGCCTTGAACAT CTCAAGGCAATTATCAACGGTACATCTGTCGTTCCAGCAGTCAATCAGATTGAGCGCCATCCCCTGCTCAGGCAGGACGATCTGATTGCCTTCTGCAAAGAGAACAACATCCATATTACCGCCTATTCC GCTTTCGGGAACAACATGCTCAATGTCCCGTTGCTCTTCTCCCATCCAGACATCAAATCACTGGCCGAGAGACTCTCCCGCGAGAGAGGCGAGGATATTACCCCCACTCAGATCTT GCTTAGCTGGGCTCAGAGCGGTGGGCACAGCGTCATTCCCAAGTCGGTCTCCCCGGCTCGCATCGCCTCAAACTTTGAAGAAATTGATCTGTCACCTGATGACCTCCGAGTGGTTGAGGGAGTAGGCAAGGAACAGAGACGGTTCAACATCCCGTACATTGCAA ACAAGCCACGGTGGGACATCAATCTTTttggcgacgaggctgaagcACCAGCAACGCACAAGGTCATTATCTAG
- a CDS encoding Glyco-hydro-cc domain-containing protein, producing MKIQSLLLATYATLAASRALRCKPHEHLSYHRSNYTLPGGELASGTPSISTDEAIASYGHSTPSSLPLNVTTLASLTRTTGPIEHHSSSNLPVETSLPTTTAFVSVSTTTATTVQPTSPTISLVAVKSSGVPETVNSDKRPKKGMSFTNQDVAQTWGQKKIGWAYNWWTGRGDIPKEMEYYPMVWCPTKIGVDGWTNDAEAAIASGSKHLLGFNEPDQHGQCDIPVEQAVEGYKSYMNKFKGRALLGSPAVTNNPAPRGLDYLSRFLDQCGNDCHVDFLVTHWYGVEQNGVWNFQRHVNKTIELAEKHGISQVYITEFGMTGADVETTSSFIEEVVPWLDQNEAVGGYAYFGFYDGILMKGDAISELGQAYARAG from the coding sequence ATGAAAATCCAATCGCTTCTTTTGGCTACCTATGCGACCCTTGCCGCCAGTCGAGCTCTGCGTTGCAAGCCCCATGAGCATCTCTCGTACCATCGCAGCAACTATACTTTGCCCGGAGGAGAGCTGGCCTCAGGCACTCCTAGCATCTCAACGGATGAAGCTATCGCTTCGTATGGGCACAGCACTCCCTCGTCCCTACCCCTGAATGTGACCACCTTAGCCAGCCTTACTCGTACAACCGGCCCAATCGAGCACCATTCATCCTCCAACCTTCCGGTGGAGACGTCTCTACCTACAACTACAGCTTTCGTTTCCGTGTcgaccaccaccgccactACTGTGCAGCCCACTTCTCCCACCATTTCACTTGTGGCGGTTAAGTCCAGTGGTGTACCAGAAACTGTCAACTCTGACAAGCGACCTAAGAAGGGCATGTCCTTCACCAACCAAGACGTGGCACAAACCTGGGGTCAAAAGAAGATTGGCTGGGCTTACAACTGGTGGACCGGTCGAGGTGACATccccaaggagatggagtaTTATCCCATGGTCTGGTGTCCCACCAAGATTGGTGTGGACGGCTGGACAAATgatgccgaggctgccaTTGCTTCTGGATCTAAGCATCTGCTGGGTTTCAACGAGCCGGACCAACACGGGCAGTGCGATATCCCAGTGGAGCAGGCTGTTGAGGGATACAAGAGTTACAtgaacaagttcaagggACGAGCTCTCCTTGGTTCACCGGCcgtcaccaacaaccccgCTCCTCGAGGTCTCGACTATCTCAGCCGGTTCCTCGACCAGTGCGGCAACGACTGCCATGTCGATTTCCTCGTAACCCACTGGTATGGGGTGGAGCAGAATGGAGTGTGGAACTTCCAGCGTCACGTCAACAAGACCATCGAGCTCGCCGAAAAGCACGGTATTTCGCAGGTCTACATTACCGAGTTTGGAATGACGGGAGCCGACGTCGAGACGACCAGTTCTTTCATTGAAGAAGTTGTGCCTTGGCTGGACCAGAACGAAGCAGTTGGTGGATATGCGTACTTTGGATTCTACGACGGCATTCTGATGAAGGGCGATGCTATCAGTGAGCTTGGTCAAGCCTACGCAAGGGCGGGCTAG
- a CDS encoding FMN hydroxy acid dehydrogenase domain-containing protein, producing the protein MPSSETQQPGKGASNLPPATATVPMDSKPGEKPPLDSLISTLDFEEVASKTLDPKAWAFYSSAATDLITKGMNAACYDQMILRPRVMVDVEKVSTKQRILGCDSGVPFYFSPVAMAKLVHPEGEKAVARGCKENNVIQTISTQASYPVEEIVKEGDAGQSFFYQLYVNKDRSKSEDLLARVQALGIKAIFVTVDGPVPGKREADERAKAEEGLSIPSGSKAKSDSKGGGYGRIMGNWVDASLSWKDIAWLRKAWSGRIVLKGVMTAMDAKLAAQHKLDGIVLSNHGGRNLDTSPATILLLLELQKNCPEVFDQLEILVDGGIRRGTDVFKALCLGAKAVGVGRGFSYALTYGEEGVKKYVEILKDELETTMRLCGITDLSQVHPGLVNTGAVDHLVPGLDGHPYAKWRPKALL; encoded by the exons ATG CCTAGCAGCGAGACTCAACAGCCTGGCAAAGGGGCTTCCAATCTTCCACCGGCGACGGCAACGGTGCCCATGGATTCAAAGCCCGGAGAGAAACCTCCTCTCGACTCGTTGATCAGCACCCTTGACTTTGAAGAAGTAGCTTCAAAGACCCTCGACCCCAAAGCATGGGCCTTTTACTCTTCAGCAGCGACAGATCTGATAACAAAGGGCATGAACGCAGCTTGCTATGATCAAATGATCTTGCGTCCTCGCGTAatggttgatgttgaaaaGGTTAGCACGAAGCAGAGAATCCTTGGTTGCGACAGCGGTGTCCCGTTTTACTTCTCACCCGTTGCCATGGCCAAACTGGTTCATCCTGAAGGCGAGAAGGCGGTTGCGCGAGGATGCAAGGAGAACAATGTCATCCAGACTATCTCAACACAGGCATCGTACCCGGTCGAAGAGATTGTCAAAGAAGGAGATGCTGGCCAGTCCTTCTTTTACCAGCTCTACGTCAATAAGGACCGGAGCAAGAGCGAGGACCTTCTTGCACGAGTTCAGGCACTAGGAATCAAGGCGATATTTGTCACTGTCGACGGCCCAGTTCCCGGTAAGAGAGAGGCAGACGAGCGAGcaaaggccgaggagggtCTGTCTATTCCAAGTGGCTCCAAAGCTAAGAGCGACAGCAAGGGTGGTGGCTACGGACGCATCATGGGTAACTGGGTGGATGCCTCGCTCAGCTGGAAAGACATCGCTTGGTTGCGGAAGGCCTGGTCTGGTCGTATCGTGCTCAAGGGTGTCATGACCGCCATGGATGCCAAGCTCGCGGCTCAGCACAAGCTGGACGGTATCGTTCTAAGTAACCACGGCGGCAGGAATTTGGACACAAGCCCAGCGACCATCCTACTGCTTCTCGAACTTCAGAAGAACTGCCCTGAAGTATTTGACCAGCTCGAGATCTTGGTAGATGGAGGTATTCGACGTGGAACCGACGTCTTCAAAGCACTGTGCCTGGGGGCAAAAGCCGTGGGGGTGGGTAGGGGATTCTCATACGCTCTCACCTATGGTGAAGAGGGTGTCAAGAAATATGTCGAGA TACTCAAAGACGAACTTGAGACAACCATGAGACTTTGCGGTATCACTGATCTCTCTCAAGTCCACCCTGGGTTGGTGAACACGGGAGCCGTGGATCACCTCGTTCCTGGCCTAGATGGACATCCATATGCGAAGTGGCGTCCTAAGGCATTGCTGTAA